In Ornithodoros turicata isolate Travis chromosome 1, ASM3712646v1, whole genome shotgun sequence, the DNA window CATCCCAATGATAGAGCGATTTTGGCAATCCGCCCCTGTTGTGACGTCGCTGCACTCTCGGAAAAGCAACTCTTAAAATAACTCTTACTCCGTGTTTTACTCTTAGTAACCGCCATATGCGACGATGACGCCAACTGCCCTATCCGTTATCATGTATTTTACTTGTAATATCCGTTAAACCTCGCACTGTGTCCATTAAGACACTTGTTTTCACCCTTAGAAATGGACGCATAGAATTTCCCCTTGACCAACCTCGGTCAAGGTCCCTTAAACCAACCTCGGGCTCGTGACGTCACTGCTTTTACGCTTATTCTTGGCGAAGGTACTTGAGGTATCTAATAATGTCGTCTTGCAGCAACCGCCTGAGCTTCAACTCCTCATTTGGCTCCGTGGGGAGCCCGTCGAGTTGGGGGCGAAAGGAAGTAGCGAACTCAGGGAGTCCCCACGTCCATACGCATTTGCGTTTTGACACctgtaggaaaaaaaaacgtgtactTTTATTCCGCAGGAGCTGTGACACTGCAgcagtgtacactgttaaaaataactTCAGATAAATCGATAGACTGTCGGCGACACTACATGCATGACAGGCATAATAGCCATGTATAAGCTGCTCCAATCACAACTGTCACGTTGTGCCCGCAGGTGGCATGGCGTCTGCCTAAATTAATAGTCACACGTGGTCTGTTCCTGACTTCCTAGCAGTCAGCACCATCCAAGTCGGTGCGATACGTTATCTAACCCAATGGGTTCCTTTAAATTCAAGTTATTTATTTTAGGTATTAACGTTATTTATTTCGTATTTAACGTTAACGATATTTTTTTTAGTTATTAACGTTTATTAACGTTAAGGATTGGTTTCGGAGGTACGGTTTCGGAGAAGGGGGCTTGAGGCcccaaagcccccccccccccttcgctgCGCCCCTAGCGGCTATGCCTTACATGCTTGCATGTCTAGGCGATGTGAGGCCGAAACACTCCTTGCAATCGTAATGGCATCAGCCATATATTCTCTACCAGAAGTAATGCCGTTATGCAGTGAGTGACAAATGTCCGAGAAACATATGAAACCGAGCTACTGTCGCACCCGCACATTTATTGACAATGTACTAtcatacatatatacagggtgttccatttaagattgaccccacctttaaaaaataatgaatcatcgcagaagaatgaaaccaagtgcatagtgttacTAGTGACCTGGTGCGTTTAATAGTCTTTTTGTCGcgcaattaactgattaattaattaatttaattttctaactttttaattaggaggatcacaccggagatgtcaactgtgaagttgtgggcgttgacatgagaaagcgaatgcagtgtgttgcaactctctggCTCATAAGAGTCTTTTTTCCCGGGCCAGCAGAAAAGGCCCGGAGTTCCAAaacaacgacggaatcagtttccgtcgcgcgaaaagagcgcttgattgcagcgctttctcacggccgcttgacgaacaagcattgatgCCGTCCTTTCCGCCTGtgctgttatctgtcacgggtgcggggacaccagcgaggtcactgcggcgctttatctCTTGATTCTTTGTTGTTTAGGCGTGAAGCGATACAAAACACGGGAAGCGGAAGATATCTGCTCACGGCTTACCTTGAACTACGAGCCCGAGATTATTAaatcaataagaaagaaagaaaagctgtgggctatcactgtgccgacattctttgTTGAACGCTCTGAGGGACAAACAATGCCCTACTCCAACGAACAGAAAGCGAACATGGTCCTTGCCCTAGGCGCTGCAgggggcaaaaagaaaaaggcagtcaAGATATTTCAGATGTGGCACCCTGGCACAAGACCACACCCATCAACTATTGTCCGTCAATAAGAGGCGCTGAAGCAATAGGGCAGGTTAATCAAGGAGCGTTGTAGGCCAGCGGAGCTGTCAGACGATGTTCGCATCAACATCTTGGCATTTCTTGAGGCCTACCCTGTAGCTAGCCTCCGCGAGGCGAGCAGGCAGACAGACGTCCCGTTGTCCACGGTGTTTAGAGCGGTAAAAGAAGCAGGCCTCCATCCATACGACATACAACTTCACCAAAGGTTGGAACAAAAGGACTTTGAAAGCCGTTTGAACTACGCCAACCGGCTTTTGCAGATCGTCGATGAGAACCCCCAATTTCTAAGAAATTCCATATGGACTGACGAGGCAAATTTCTCTCGTGACGCACAGGTGAACTTGCATAACGCTCATTACTGGAGCGCTACTAATCCGCATTGGCTTGGAAGGACGCGCCACCAGTATAAGTGGTTGCTCAACGTGTGGTGCGGTATCTGCGACGGAGCTCTCATTGGCCCCGTCTTCCTTGATGGGACACTGGCCGCGATGAGGTACCTCAATGAGATTCTATTGGGCCCCGTGGAAGAGTTCTGCGCCAACGTTCCACTGGCACGGCTTGGCAagctgtggtttcagcacgatggcgcACCCGCCCACAGCTCTAGCCAAGCTCGTGCCTATCTCGACAGGGCATTTCCTAGCCGATGAATAGGAAGGTACGGACCTGTGTCGTGGCCAGACCTGACGCCGTTAGATTTCTTTGTGTGGGGATATCTGAAGGATCGCGTGTACGACCAGGAGACAACAACGCCTGACGCCCTTAAGGCGAGGATCACGGAAGTGTGCCGTGGAATCCCCGCGCCCACGTTGCGGAGGGCAACGGAGGACACAATTAAGAGATGCATGTTTTGTGTGACTGAGGAAGGCGATCTTTTCGAACACCTGCTCTGAATGTACATAGTATTGTTTCGGTCATGTTAAAATACCTGTGCAATGTTCTGTAAAATAAGTTGAATGAAAAAGAAGGCATACTATTTTTATCTACTCGTTTAATTCTTTGTTTGCTTGAACAAACTTCGGTTgccagtttgaaaaaaaaaaagacgatggCTTGGTTAATAGCGTTTCCTGCTTCCATTCCCAAGGCCGCGTGCTCTGAACGCGGGCGGAGACGCAAGCAATAGACGATTTCGGGTAATCCCAGTGCTCcatgcgcacgcgttgcatcctgggagattattgTCACGCGGAAGGGAGAACAATCCTTCACTTTcattttcgctgaccttgacacatcGTGGACAACGGGCCGATagagagaggagaaatcgaaacagtttggagaccttctcctcctttctgataaccaagttcccatagttcaaagcggcgctcagctctctgggattttctgaagtcgtctatttgTTTGAAGGTACGGATTGCTTAGCTATGCCGTCTCCTGGTGTGACTTACATAGGATCTTCCGTGTGTAAGATTCCACCCACGTTAGAGAACAAGtggcaaaattaattcacaggCCGACTACCGTGGCGTCGGTCATGATCACCGTTGTCTCCCCTATAGTcataaacccccaattattactgttattatttaCATGCTCGCTTGCTCCCTTCCTTTCGTGCTTGCCCTGTGCAGCATCTAGGACAAGCATCGTACCTACTGTCTCTTCGTTGGAAAAGACATAACTTGTGGTACAACGCAGAGAGTGGGTGCAAATGAGAAGGTGTAAAAGAGCTGCTTCATAAATTTCATAGCccacagcttttctttctttctcatttATTTAATAATCTCGCGCTCGTGGTTCAAGGTATTCCGTGAGCAGTTATCTTCCGCTTCCCGTGTATTGTGTCGTTTCAcgcctaaaaaacaaagaatcaagagataaagcgccgcagtgacctCGCTGATGTCCCCGCACCTGTGACAGGTAACAGCATAGGCGGAACGGACGGcatcaatgcttgttcgtcaagcggccgtgagaaagcgctgcaatcaagcgcttttttcgcgcgacggaaactgattccgtcgttgtttcggaactccgggccctttctgctggcccgggaaaaaaagactcgtatgagctagagagttgcaacacactgcattcgctttctcatgtcaacgcccacaacttcacagttgacatctccggtgtgatcctcctaattaaaaagtttaaaaattaaattaattaattaatcagttaattgcgcgacaaataatactattaaatgttccaggtcactggtaacactatgcacttggtttcatttttctgcgatgattcattatttttaaaggtggggtcaatcttaaatggaacaccctgtatacataaaTACAGGGATCCTGCCAGTTGAAATACGAGAACAAATACTGTTCAGTTTCTGATCATACATGAATAATAATTAAACACAACGCTGCGCGGACGACATCAAGTGCTGAGGTGAGATTTCGTCAATCGGCAATAACATGAATGCATTTTGGTACACACATGAGGCCGTCTGGAAATTCATATGAAAACACGGGCCACGGTAACAAGACATCGCCCTCTACAAGTACAACCGTGTTCACGCTATCTTTTACAACGAAGCTGTTCAGAGCTTTCTCGTAGCGAATGACGTTCATTGGTGTACACTCAAACTAAGTAACTTCTCGATGATCAACAATTCTTTTTATCATCACAAATCGTAGTGGATGGATTGCCCGTCCAAATACTAAAATCGCACCTGGCTTAAGTAAGTAACCTTGCACCGTGCCGCATGACATGATGTGCGCCGGGCTTCCGACCTCATGAGGTCCACATCCACACAGGACATCACAAGACCACATCCACTATGGGATTTGCTGTCGCTTGATTCGATTGCAACACTACATGGTGCACTTCTAAGCTCTCGGCTATAGATGAACTGTCCGGTGAGGGCCACGTATGACGTGAAACTTGTAACCATGACGGTCCTTTCCACCACAGGTCAGAGTTCAATTGTCTCGGCGCTATGCCTCTGGTTAAGAGGTCGGCTGGGTTCGTATTGCTCGCCACATATTGCCAATGTTCCTTCCCAACGCTTTGCTGAATTTCAATTACCCTATTGCAGACAAATTTCGTCCAACGTACTGGGTCGCCCTTTATCCAATGTAGCGTGATCATCGAATCAGTCCAGAAGTAATTCAGATTCTTCAGTTTCAAGTTGTCCCTCAAGTACGTTGAAAGGCGTGACGCCATCAGTGCTCCTAGGAGCTCTAGTCGAGCGAGCGTCATCTCTTTGATGGGAGCAATCCTAGATCTTGCCATTAGCAGCTCTGTACGGTATCCTGTCGAGTCATCCTTGAGGCGTAAATAGACCACGGTCCCGTAGGCAGCAGGACTTGCATCCGAGAAGAAATGCAACTCTGCCACGGCCTGCTCCGAGTCTGTCATGCCATAATACCGTGGAATTTGTACATCTGTGAGGAGGGTGAGTTGGCTGTACCAGTCGCGCCACCTTTCATTGAGGTCACTTGGTAGTGGCGTGGCCCAACCCAGCTCTCTTTTCCAGATGGATTGCAGTATCAGTTTTCCGGTGACAGTACACGGTAGAATGAACCCCAGTGGATCGTATATCTGCGCAAATTTACGCAAGGCCTGTCGCTTTGTAACATTCGGAGTTTGCATGTCACCTTCTCCTGTGCCATGTATGGGTAACGATAGGGTATCGTTGGCCTGGTCCCATGGCACTCGAAGAACTTCCGTAGTTGTGGGCAGCAAGATTGCGTCCTTTTCCTTTCGAAATCTGTCGCGCATTGCCTTGCTGTTTGAACCCCATTTCTGTAGTTTCATGGAGGCGGTACGAAAAATGTCTTGTGTTTCAGCGTATCTCTGCGCTGCCTCTTCATCATTCCTGGCCCCCAATACCACATCATCCACGTAAATAGAGTTCTCTAGGAGGCCCACAGTCTCCGGATATGGGTTAGCGTTCGATCGCAGATGATGGCGTAACGTCGCTACCAGAAGAAAGGTGGCGTGGCCCCAAAGTAGGCGTGGTCCCATATGTTACCCTAGACATTCTCCACGTCTCAAGTTTCGGTAGCGGTTGCCCTTGCTGTGGGGTTGTTTCCTACCATAAATATCTCAGTGCGTCTCTATCCTCTTCCCGTACGACTATCTGTAGAAACGCCTTCTGAACATCGGCTATGAGAGCCACAGGATGTAGCCGGAAATTAAGAAGAACAGTCACGATGGACGGGTTTAAATCTGGGCCAGGGTGCAAGTTCTCATTCAGCGAATGCGTATGATCTTCATGAGAAGAAGCGTCAAACACTATTCTTGTCTTGGTCGTCATTCGGTCTTCTCTTATCACGGCGTGGTGCGGCATGTAATAGACATGCatataacatatatatatacattataTAACGCTCATTGCACGCGCATTCCAGCACTTACATAGGCTGATGTCAACGTCACACTCCCAACGCCCTTCGGCTTGAAGTTTACTTGACAATTGTGGAAACGTTTTGGATCGGTGGTCGAGTTCCACATCAAGAAAGATGTCTGAAGCTGCATGCACTCAGACACTGCGCGAATTACATTCCGGAAGTTGAAAAACTTTTTTGACTTTGAGACTGCATTTTTGCCTTCGAACCGCATTACCGAGTGGCGCCTCGATGGCCCGTGCTGCTTAATGTGCTCAACAATATGTGAACCAATGTTCTTCGTGTATAGCACGTTTTAGGAAAAGCTTGATTTCCCGCGGGACGATTCCCTCAAGTAAAATATGCATAGGGTCAAGCAAGGCGTCTTTTGTAATAGAAAGTACAGGACGTCGGTGAAGAGCGACTCGCATTTTGTGCCAGTTGCGGAAGACAGCTTTCGCTTTTCCGCTGCGGTTACCGCGGCATTCACTGCTTGTGCATGTTCTGCAATTTGCTGATCAGTTCTTAGGGCACACTCGCCATGGAAGAAGAGGAAAGGAAAATTGCTGTGCTCCTCAAAACAAACAGCACACGGCCGTCTAATTAAGGGACTAAAGCACTCCTGGAAGCCGAGCACGTTCTGGCAGGCTAACGCGTCACTTGCGAAGGCAACTAAATAGCCGTGAAACCTCTCGGTACCAgacttggtggaaaactccACGCCAGATGTCGAAAGGGTATTGATAGTTGTGAGGGCTTCCCTGAGCAAAGCCTTTTATGCACCAATGCTGTTCAACGCGCATGCATGGCCCACACCGAGGAGAAATATGTTGCGCAAATGTGAACGATGTCTCCATGGCAGGCTCAAAAAGGAAACGTCAAAAACAGTCAGTTTCCCCTTCTTCCCTCGTTTCGTTCCCAGCGCGTTTGCCAGCTCTATATCATCACAGTAGAGTAGCATGCGCACTACGTTCTTTTGAGAGTGTGACTTTGACTGGTGCGTATGCTCACGAATCCCATCTTGAAAAtctgagaggacgccggggctAGACAAGGGAGTCTCACCTGCAAATGCCTCGTAGAAGTCCGGATGCATCATAAATGTGATAACAGTCCGTTCAAAGAAATAGCATAGGCCTCACTCTCGTGACCAATTTTAACTTTCGTTGTGTCGAGGTAAAGACCGCTGTCCTTATAGGATTTTAGGCGAGACGCATTGCTTTCAAATGCAGCGAAATAAGGGACTCCTTGGCTTTCAAGCATGACAGCTACAGACTGAACCACAGAATCAATTCATGTCTTTGTCACTCTGTGCCTGCCCTCTAGTTCGCGACATAACTGTTCCATATAGGCCTTCAACTCGTTGCCGCTGTCCGCTACGGAACTGAACGGGTTATCGGAAGGTGATTCATCAACTATCTGGTGGGATGGAACTCTGGAAGAGGATGTGGTCTTCTCGTCATGTGACGAGAATCCGTAACACGTACGTGCAGGTGGACGGGTCATTGAGCCCATCAGTGGTGACGCTGGGTAGCGAGATTGGGCCCAACTGCCCGAGCGCGCCACCGCATCCGGGGCTATTCTCACCAGCCGGGAAAAGACGTCTCGCTGAGATCACTGTCGGTGGCGTCTCTGATgtgtttttcgttcttttttttctatttaaGGAGCCGCTACTCCTTCTATGTTCAGGGATAAGCGGTGCAAATAAACAGCGAAATAATGGAATATAAAAGGAGAGAGAAGGTTGTCATTGGTTCTCAGTACAGCAGCCCACACATCGTTGATTACCTCACCGCCACCCGTCATGACTGAATATATTTTGTACCCTTTGCACCGTGATGTCCGTCGGTCTGCACTTTTCTGTTCTATTGCCATGTTCACGATTTTATGAGGCTTTTCAGTATGGCAAACATGGATACACGTACCCCTCATGCCAATTTCTTAGCGTGGTAAGTTACACTAAGTAAGCAAGACAGGTATTCACATCACACATAGATAACAGCTGGCTTTCACGTCGGCGTATCGCAAAACTCTGCATAATGAGAGCTATGGCACATAAGAGAAGGGCCCTCCGACTTTATCCTTGTGACGGACAATGGTGATCTTGTTTATAAGGTACATATTATAACGTACGCGTGTCGGAACCCTTCCTGTACCTTATGAAATAGCAGCGTATCGTATAAAACAGTGCGTACCTTTTAAAAAAGAAGGCGTAACCATTGTAGGAAAGCGCACCTTATCAGTAGAGAGGTGTTGTGCCCTATATTTACAGGGTAGAGTAGTATAGAAGGTGCGTTATAAGTAGGGTTCCGCATTTTCGATGTTTATTCTTGGGCGGATTCGgtgtatgtttttcgatgtttattgattttcgcgaaatcggaggttttcgatgtttttccttgccgtgtacatggtttacccgacagttatcggcgaatagcaaTTACAATGTTATTTCAGTGCTGTGCGCGTCTAACGCAGCCTTAACAACATGTCCAAATGTAAGTGCCTTTAGGAAACAGCTCCTGCCTTTCACTAATTAGTCGAGTTCTATAAgtactgcaagaaatgaccggaaGGCGTTCGCTCAGCTTGCTCGTTACGAGGGTTCTTCAGATTCACGTGCTCCGATATGCACGCCACATCTCTTCCACAGCCCACATCAACTGTCACCCGACAATACTTGCATATGACAACATCTTCCTTGCCTGAGAGTTCAAATTTTTGATTTTCGCAAACGTATAGTCCCGGGCCTTCTACcttttcccccccccccccccatctcggGTGCCGCTAAAGACAGGACCGCCTTACGTGACAAGTGGAGGTGTGTGTACTGTCGTAACCTCTCCACTAAGCAACTAAAGGCCGGTGACCGAGATTCTACTTGACGTCACGCCGCTCAAAAGTTCACAAGCACGGTGGGGCACctacaatggcagaagaatgAAATTCCGACCAGCGTACCTGATCCGGGATAAAAGAATGGACCCTGAAACACTCAATGTGGCCGCAGGTCATCCAACCATAGCAAATACCAAGAAAAGAGGAGCAATAAAGGAAAGCCTGCTTGGTATGTTGGAATCTAAAGCTGGGCACATGCAGCAATTTATGTGTCATGGTTCctggaatgttcctctgtattcgatgtttttccattaaaaccgaatgaggaaAAATTTAACCGGCGTATgattttcgatgtttttcgattaaaaccgaaaacacggaaccctagttataagGTACGGACTTTAGAGTGTAAGGAGCGCACGGAGGCTGGTGGTTTGAGATTAATGCGACATGGTCTATAGGAACGCGACGGATGGTGGAGCTGTGCTATTACATACACTTTGTACGTGGGAAACGTTTTGTCCAAGTCCAGATGCTGTACGTGAAATGGTCAAAGCGAGTGTCGTTATCATACGGCAGCAACGTAGCCACAAGAGTTGCGGTCATTACGTCAACCTCTCACAGTTTATACGGCTCCATCTTTTTGTCCCTACTCCGATAAGTGGAGCCCTATGCATAAACATGAGAACCTTTCTGCACCTGCTGATGCTTTTCAGGCGAATGTAATTTTGATCGCCAAATGTGTTCTGCCTCTTTTTTCTCCACCTATTGCTTCAGACAGCGTACCCAACCAACACCAACACCTTCTAGATAACGGAGAAGGCACCTGCATTCTTTCAATTTACGTTACGCGTCTGGTCCTGCTGTGGCTGTTCGCGATAG includes these proteins:
- the LOC135382961 gene encoding uncharacterized protein LOC135382961 — encoded protein: MGPRLLWGHATFLLVATLRHHLRSNANPYPETVGLLENSIYVDDVVLGARNDEEAAQRYAETQDIFRTASMKLQKWGSNSKAMRDRFRKEKDAILLPTTTEVLRVPWDQANDTLSLPIHGTGEGDMQTPNVTKRQALRKFAQIYDPLGFILPCTVTGKLILQSIWKRELGWATPLPSDLNERWRDWYSQLTLLTDVQIPRYYGMTDSEQAVAELHFFSDASPAAYGTVVYLRLKDDSTGYRTELLMARSRIAPIKEMTLARLELLGALMASRLSTYLRDNLKLKNLNYFWTDSMITLHWIKGDPVRWTKFVCNRVIEIQQSVGKEHWQYVASNTNPADLLTRGIAPRQLNSDLWWKGPSWLQVSRHTWPSPDSSSIAESLEVHHVVLQSNQATANPIVDVVL